Proteins from a genomic interval of Neodiprion lecontei isolate iyNeoLeco1 chromosome 2, iyNeoLeco1.1, whole genome shotgun sequence:
- the LOC107216879 gene encoding muscarinic acetylcholine receptor gar-2, which yields MEVNGTESSLNGTENNRTVTSVYTIGTDFITKWKSKRQRERLCRYVYNQILTAKCTQFNGSWPEPDDPRWNSGEYVDLLPDWFPTNASNATNGSFPENATVATIQDEMLSPVLPPFELWQTILIALSLAICIVLTVGGNILVLLAFIVDRTIRQPSNYFIASLAATDMLIGTVSMPFYTVYVLMGYWDLGPLLCDLWLSVDYTVCLVSQYTVLLITIDRFCSVKIAAKYRGWRTKNRVIWMVTITWIIPALLFFISIFGWEHFVGYRDLLPGQCAVQFLKDPVFNTALIIGYYWTTLIVLFILYGGIYKTAYDMQKKSEAKQRKMQSMVALSAGAMSGMAGRAAGIGISKTQSTLLSQDKPKGTGSPTGAQVGLQIPSNVGASGGNSRVGGETTESQRALTKSTHGISVPEASTKQQNAANGPADFEKSERSSSPAFDSDEDSTVGLTHQPIYTRKPRSSLAGLVAKSGALQVVGGNNEKVNGASSVNIQKSPTLPKIQEQLPIDAEKSSSTITPEQSSYKETRPRQMTSSESRVCSEDSSEVTPSAQRMHRTHGDQLTSPTEPGNIVPPPSQFQSSPLPSEGSPISSSSDKPRNFQTPAPANAFYDVLTGLDGADLRYMDESSVIVPSPSYESPPSSFSCSLANPLSTAPPSPLLGNSGTSAANTSLLQAALIRATAQQAEVNQFPTHHQQNHPPQQRQSSQPLVTHASSQTHPPRVFITHQSNAASQTSPTISKVNTEVTVKAEDTRKQPVTTVITEISQRESSNSETERYLDHPTRLIPLAQNSSPSSAVPTISGTTSAEAKRQSKKREFQTDGKESGSKRDFVQTIGRRLKVKTQKKDPTIGRQKSRTENRARKAFRTISFILGAFVACWTPYHILALVEGFCASPPCTNEHLYMFSYFLCYANSPMNPFCYALANQQFKKTFTRILKGDLHMT from the exons GAAATCGAAAAGGCAGCGTGAGCGCTTGTGCCGATATGTTTACAACCAGATACTGACTGCAAAGTGTACGCAGTTCAATGGCTCCTGGCCCGAACCCGATGACCCGCGGTGGAACAGCGGCGAATACGTGGACCTTCTGCCAGATTGGTTCCCGACGAACGCTAGTAATGCGACGAACGGTTCGTTTCCGGAAAACGCAACCGTCGCCACAATACAGG ATGAGATGCTGAGTCCGGTACTTCCGCCGTTCGAGTTGTGGCAGACAATTTTAATTGCTCTCTCGTTGGCAATCTGCATTGTTCTGACTGTTGGGGGGAACATCTTGGTTCTTCTAGCGTTCATCGTCGATCGTACAATCCGCCAGCCTAGCAATTATTTCATCGCTTCCTTAGCTGCTACCGACATGCTTATTG GAACCGTTTCCATGCCATTCTACACCGTCTATGTGCTGATGGGATACTGGGATTTGGGGCCATTACTTTGCGATCTTTGGCTCTCAGTGGACTATACGGTGTGTCTGGTCTCCCAGTACACTGTTCTGTTGATCACTATTGATCGGTTTTGTTCAGTTAAAATAGCTGCCAAATATCGAGGCTGGCGCACAAAGAACCGGGTCATATGGATGGTCACGATCACCTGGATTATACCCGCACTTCTCTTCTTCATCAGTATTTTCGGATGGGAGCATTTTGTAGGATATAGGGACCTTCTTCCGGGCCAATGCGCGGTTCAGTTCCTAAAAGACCCAGTCTTCAACACCGCCCTAATTATCGGGTACTATTGGACGACTTTGATAGTCCTTTTCATCCTCTACGGAGGGATATACAAGACGGCCTATGACATGCAGAAAAAGAGCGAAGCGAAGCAAAGAAAGATGCAGTCAATGGTTGCTCTGAGTGCCGGTGCAATGTCTGGGATGGCTGGACGAGCAGCTGGGATTGGAATATCCAAAACGCAGAGCACACTTCTGAGCCAAGACAAGCCAAAGGGAACAGGTTCACCCACTGGAGCTCAAGTTGGATTGCAAATACCTTCCAACGTCGGTGCCAGCGGGGGTAATAGCAGAGTGGGTGGTGAAACTACAGAAAGTCAAAGAGCGTTGACCAAATCCACTCACGGTATTTCTGTCCCAGAGGCTAGTACAAAGCAACAGAATGCCGCGAATGGGCCGGcggatttcgaaaaatctgaGAGATCAAGTAGTCCAGCCTTTGACTCAGACGAAGATAGCACCGTAGGTCTGACCCATCAGCCCATTTATACAAGAAAACCGAGATCGTCGTTGGCAGGGCTTGTTGCCAAGTCAGGTGCTCTTCAGGTAGTTGGTGGAAACAACGAGAAGGTCAACGGTGCT AGCAGCGTCAATATCCAAAAGTCTCCGACGCTGCCCAAGATTCAAGAGCAGCTTCCCATCGACGCTGAAAAGTCAAGCAGCACAATAACACCAGAGCAATCATCATACAAAGAAACACGACCCCGACAAATGACTAGCTCTGAAAGTCGAGTTTGCAGTGAAGACTCATCCGAAGTGACACCATCGGCACAGAGGATGCATCGGACACACGGAGATCAATTGACATCTCCCACTGAGCCTGGAAACATCGTTCCACCACCTTCACAGTTTCAGAGCAGTCCACTACCCTCTGAAGGTTCTCCAATCTCGTCATCATCGGACAAGCCAAGAAACTTTCAAACGCCTGCCCCTGCTAATGCATTCTACGATGTCCTGACAGGACTGGATGGTGCAGATCTAAGGTACATGGATGAAAGTTCAGTGATAGTTCCAAGTCCTTCATACGAAAGTCCACCGTCGTCGTTCTCATGTAGTCTGGCCAACCCTCTTTCGACGGCTCCACCTTCTCCGCTCTTAGGAAATTCTGGAACATCTGCGGCAAACACTAGTCTCCTGCAAGCTGCCCTGATAAGAGCGACGGCTCAACAAGCCGAAGTGAACCAGTTTCCGACCCACCATCAGCAAAATCATCCTCCCCAGCAACGCCAATCTTCGCAGCCACTTGTCACACATGCTTCGAGTCAGACTCATCCACCGCGAGTGTTCATAACTCATCAAAGCAACGCTGCCTCGCAGACTTCGCCAACTATTAGCAAAGTTAATACAGAGGTAACAGTAAAGGCAGAGGATACTCGGAAGCAGCCAGTAACGACGGTAATAACCGAAATTTCTCAACGAGAGTCCTCAAACAGTGAGACTGAGAGGTACTTGGATCACCCTACAAGACTTATACCACTAGCTCAGAATTCATCGCCCAGCAGCGCGGTACCAACAATTTCCGGtacgacaagtgcagaggctAAAAGGCAATCGAAGAAACGAGAATTTCAAACTGATGGTAAGGAGTCGGGCTCAAAGAGAGACTTTGTCCAGACTATTGGAAGACGTCTCAAAGTTAAGACGCAGAAGAAAGATCCGACCATTGGCCGACAGAAATCGAGGACCGAAAACAGAGCTCGGAAAGCTTTTCGGACAATCTCCTTCATCCTCGGGGCCTTCGTCGCTTGTTGGACTCCCTACCACATCCTAGCGCTGGTGGAAGGGTTTTGCGCCAGCCCGCCGTGTACCAATGAACACCTTTACATGTTTTCCTACTTTCTCTGCTACGCTAACAGCCCCATGAACCCATTCTGCTACGCACTGGCGAACCAACAGTTCAAAAAGACTTTTACCAGAATACTCAAAGGTGATCTTCACATGACTTGA